A region of Myxococcus stipitatus DSM 14675 DNA encodes the following proteins:
- a CDS encoding amidohydrolase family protein, giving the protein MRTPSLLLLLASACATVPRTPAPATPAAATPPAPTRVWKQPRAVVVRHATVMPATGPAIEDGAVAWVDGKLTAVGRNADVATPPGAEEVDGTGLYVTPGIIDAHSHLGVYASPASFSNDDGNEATAPVTAEVSAEHSFWPQDPGLQRAAAGGITSLLVLPGSANLVGGRGFPVKLHFGRSAAEMRFPGAKDSLKMACGENPRRVYGVDRKTAPSTRMANVAGYRQAFAQAREYMAKQAEWAKKQEKSPDEAGPAPLRDLKLETLAEVLRGNILVQNHCYRADEMEVMLQVAAEAGYSIRAFHHALEAYKVRDSLAAKNVAVATWADWWGFKLEAWDGIPETAGLVSQAGGKTVIHSDSALSIQRLNQEAGKAMWRARESGIPIPEEEALRWVTLNAAWVMGVESATGSLEPGKMADVVLWKNHPLSVYARAQRVWADGVGTFDASQGATQVSDFEVGDVAANAAKLVAAPAAAPSLADLGLSERCDVTKDRACAERLAPTAEACTVFHGVTAFTGSAWLKGATVVLENGKVASIQADGGDSLPPACRVVDGKGRLLTPGFVDSLTVLGLVEVSAEESTQDDGLRGDAAKRDVRAALLASDGVNPASVVLPVARLGGVTSVLTHPRGGLVSGQSALLAMDGSIRRASLAMHVQLGISGRDAVSGSRALVLERLREILADARDYNRRKGDFEQGRMRDLSVSRLDLEALQPVLAGTLPVVVHADRASDLRVALGLAREYNLKLIIAGGGEAWMVARELAAAKVPVIVQPTQNLPADFDRLNSRLDSAALLSKAGVKVLFSIMGDHGLVRTLPQEAGNAVAWGLPHTDALRAMTSNVGEAFGLPLGKLAPGAVADVVLWNGDPLESSTRPLGMWLAGRQVPLVTRQQALFEKYRELPK; this is encoded by the coding sequence ATGCGGACCCCTTCCTTGCTTCTGTTGCTGGCCTCTGCTTGCGCCACGGTTCCCAGGACTCCGGCTCCCGCTACCCCGGCGGCGGCCACCCCTCCGGCCCCGACGCGTGTCTGGAAGCAACCTCGCGCGGTGGTGGTGCGCCACGCCACGGTGATGCCGGCCACGGGGCCCGCCATCGAGGACGGCGCGGTGGCCTGGGTGGACGGCAAGCTGACGGCGGTGGGGCGAAACGCGGACGTGGCGACCCCCCCGGGGGCGGAGGAGGTGGACGGCACGGGGCTGTACGTCACCCCGGGCATCATCGACGCGCACAGTCATCTGGGCGTCTACGCCAGCCCCGCCTCGTTCTCGAATGACGACGGCAACGAGGCCACCGCGCCGGTGACGGCCGAAGTCTCGGCGGAGCACTCCTTCTGGCCCCAGGACCCGGGGCTCCAGCGCGCCGCGGCGGGAGGCATCACCTCCCTGCTGGTCCTGCCGGGCAGTGCCAACCTGGTGGGTGGCCGGGGCTTTCCGGTGAAGCTGCACTTCGGTCGCTCGGCGGCGGAGATGCGGTTCCCGGGCGCCAAGGACTCCCTGAAGATGGCGTGTGGTGAGAATCCGCGCCGCGTCTACGGCGTGGACCGCAAGACGGCGCCCTCCACCCGCATGGCCAACGTGGCGGGCTACCGACAGGCCTTCGCCCAGGCCCGCGAGTACATGGCCAAGCAGGCCGAGTGGGCGAAGAAGCAGGAGAAGAGCCCGGACGAGGCGGGGCCCGCGCCGCTGCGCGACTTGAAGCTGGAGACGCTGGCGGAGGTGCTGCGCGGCAACATCCTGGTGCAGAACCACTGCTACCGCGCGGATGAGATGGAGGTGATGCTCCAGGTGGCGGCGGAGGCGGGCTACTCCATCCGCGCCTTCCACCACGCGCTGGAGGCGTACAAGGTCCGCGACAGCCTGGCCGCGAAGAACGTGGCCGTGGCGACGTGGGCGGACTGGTGGGGCTTCAAGCTGGAGGCGTGGGACGGCATCCCGGAGACCGCCGGGCTCGTCTCGCAGGCGGGCGGGAAGACGGTCATCCACTCCGACTCCGCGCTGAGCATCCAGCGGCTGAACCAGGAGGCCGGCAAGGCGATGTGGCGCGCGCGCGAGTCGGGCATCCCCATCCCCGAGGAGGAGGCGCTGCGCTGGGTGACGCTCAACGCCGCGTGGGTGATGGGCGTGGAGAGCGCCACGGGCTCGCTGGAGCCGGGGAAGATGGCGGACGTGGTGCTGTGGAAGAACCACCCCTTGAGCGTCTACGCGCGGGCGCAGCGCGTGTGGGCGGACGGCGTGGGGACGTTCGACGCGAGCCAGGGCGCCACCCAGGTCAGCGACTTCGAGGTGGGCGACGTGGCGGCGAACGCGGCGAAGCTGGTGGCCGCGCCCGCGGCGGCGCCGTCGCTGGCGGACCTGGGCCTGAGCGAGCGCTGCGACGTGACGAAGGACCGCGCGTGCGCGGAGCGCCTGGCCCCGACGGCGGAGGCGTGCACGGTGTTCCACGGCGTGACGGCCTTCACGGGCTCGGCGTGGCTGAAGGGCGCCACGGTGGTGCTGGAGAACGGCAAGGTCGCCAGCATCCAGGCGGACGGCGGTGACTCGCTGCCGCCCGCGTGCCGCGTGGTGGACGGGAAGGGCCGGCTGTTGACGCCGGGCTTCGTGGACTCGCTCACCGTGCTGGGGCTGGTGGAGGTGAGCGCGGAGGAGTCGACGCAGGACGACGGGCTGCGCGGGGACGCGGCGAAGCGGGACGTTCGCGCGGCGCTCCTGGCCTCGGATGGCGTCAACCCCGCGTCGGTGGTGCTCCCGGTGGCGCGGCTGGGCGGTGTCACCAGCGTCCTGACGCACCCGCGTGGCGGACTGGTGTCCGGGCAGAGCGCGCTGCTGGCGATGGACGGCTCGATCCGGCGCGCGTCGCTGGCCATGCACGTCCAGCTGGGCATCTCCGGACGCGACGCGGTGTCGGGCTCGAGGGCGCTGGTGCTGGAGCGGCTGCGGGAGATTCTCGCCGACGCGCGCGACTACAACCGCCGCAAGGGCGACTTCGAGCAGGGGCGCATGCGCGACTTGTCGGTGAGCCGCCTGGACCTGGAGGCGCTCCAGCCGGTGCTCGCGGGCACGCTGCCGGTGGTGGTGCACGCGGACCGGGCCTCGGACCTGCGCGTCGCGCTGGGCCTGGCGCGTGAGTACAACCTCAAGCTCATCATCGCCGGGGGCGGTGAGGCGTGGATGGTGGCGCGGGAGCTGGCGGCGGCGAAGGTGCCCGTGATTGTTCAGCCCACGCAGAACCTGCCCGCGGACTTCGACCGGCTCAACAGCCGCCTGGACTCCGCGGCGCTCCTGAGCAAGGCGGGCGTGAAGGTCCTCTTCTCCATCATGGGAGACCACGGCCTGGTGCGCACGCTGCCGCAGGAGGCGGGCAACGCGGTGGCCTGGGGCCTGCCGCACACCGACGCGCTGCGCGCGATGACGTCCAACGTGGGAGAGGCGTTCGGCCTGCCCCTGGGCAAGCTCGCGCCGGGCGCGGTGGCGGATGTGGTGCTGTGGAACGGCGACCCGCTGGAGTCCTCCACGCGCCCGCTGGGCATGTGGCTGGCGGGACGTCAGGTGCCGCTCGTCACGCGGCAGCAGGCCCTGTTCGAGAAGTACCGCGAGCTGCCGAAGTAG
- a CDS encoding response regulator transcription factor — MSEATRRILVVEDDLSILAGLSMNLRFEGYEVLQAQDGRTGLQRALDDAPDLMVLDLMLPELNGYEVLKELRQRGRDTPVVVLSAKGMETDKILGLNLGADDYVVKPFGLQELLARIKAVLRRRYPTQGGAPPVTFGDVRVDMNSRTVARGGTPVELTAQEFKLLAHFLTHPDRTFTREELLSGAWGYHYEGSARTVDNFMRQLRLKFEPNPEEPRHFVTVRGLGYRFEK, encoded by the coding sequence ATGAGCGAAGCGACCCGGCGCATCCTGGTGGTCGAGGACGACCTGTCCATCCTCGCGGGCCTGTCCATGAACCTGCGCTTCGAGGGCTACGAGGTGCTCCAGGCCCAGGACGGACGCACGGGCCTCCAGCGCGCGCTGGATGACGCCCCGGACCTGATGGTGCTGGACCTGATGCTGCCCGAGCTCAACGGCTACGAGGTGCTCAAGGAGCTGCGCCAGCGCGGCCGCGACACGCCCGTGGTGGTGCTGTCCGCCAAGGGGATGGAGACGGACAAGATTCTCGGCCTCAACCTGGGCGCGGATGACTACGTCGTGAAGCCCTTCGGGCTCCAGGAGCTCCTGGCGCGCATCAAGGCCGTGCTGCGCCGCCGCTACCCGACGCAAGGGGGCGCGCCGCCGGTGACGTTCGGCGACGTGCGCGTGGACATGAACTCACGCACGGTGGCGCGCGGGGGGACGCCCGTGGAGCTCACCGCGCAGGAGTTCAAGCTGCTGGCGCACTTCCTCACGCATCCGGACCGCACCTTCACCCGCGAGGAGCTGCTGTCCGGCGCCTGGGGCTACCACTACGAGGGCAGCGCGCGCACCGTGGACAACTTCATGCGCCAGCTGCGCCTCAAGTTCGAGCCGAACCCGGAGGAGCCGCGCCACTTCGTCACCGTGCGCGGCCTGGGCTACCGCTTCGAGAAGTGA
- a CDS encoding sigma 54-interacting transcriptional regulator, whose product MSPLPPAPIPSHTVINARGQGERLSAQQFHLVLLDTERAGTVFPLANEALRVGKAPDNDVVIDHPTVSRNHLMVRRQGDRFLVQDLGSTNGTFLDGAQVREAYLRPGALLEVGDVRLRFSPQLAPVQVEPLVEDRLGDLVGRSLPMRQIFALLQRIAPTDSTLLLVGETGSGKGAAAKAIHKLSPRAPGPLVVFDCASVSDSLIESELFGHEKGAFTGAVSQRIGCLERANGGTLFLDEIDDLALDLQPKLLRAIEDREFRRLGASTAISFDARIVVASKKDLWAETQAGRFREDLYFRLSVFTVSLPPLRDRKEDIPLLVDAFAGEGLWLRLPEKIREQFTGHTWPGNVRELRNALERARHMVDIPELAGDALLREFTREPPAPAGDFLPAEFTGPFKVCKDELIRAFEREYLTRLLGRAKGNIARAAREAELDRKHLYSLLHKYGLVQSESD is encoded by the coding sequence ATGTCCCCTCTCCCCCCAGCCCCCATCCCCTCGCACACAGTCATCAACGCACGAGGCCAGGGTGAGCGACTCTCCGCGCAGCAGTTCCACCTCGTCCTGTTGGACACCGAGCGCGCCGGCACCGTCTTCCCCCTCGCCAACGAAGCGCTGCGTGTGGGCAAGGCCCCCGACAACGACGTCGTCATCGACCACCCCACGGTGAGCCGCAATCACCTGATGGTGCGCCGCCAGGGCGACCGCTTCCTCGTCCAGGACCTCGGCTCCACCAACGGCACCTTCCTGGACGGCGCCCAGGTGCGCGAGGCGTACCTGCGTCCGGGCGCGCTGCTGGAGGTGGGCGACGTGCGCCTGCGCTTCAGCCCGCAGCTGGCGCCCGTGCAGGTGGAGCCGCTGGTGGAGGACCGGCTCGGAGACCTGGTGGGCCGCAGCCTGCCCATGCGGCAGATCTTCGCGCTGCTCCAGCGCATCGCCCCCACCGACTCCACGCTGCTGCTGGTGGGCGAGACAGGCTCCGGCAAGGGCGCCGCCGCCAAGGCCATCCACAAGCTCAGCCCGCGCGCGCCCGGCCCGCTGGTCGTCTTCGACTGCGCCAGCGTCTCCGACTCCCTCATCGAGAGCGAGCTGTTCGGCCACGAGAAGGGCGCCTTCACCGGCGCCGTCAGCCAGCGCATCGGCTGCCTGGAGCGCGCCAACGGCGGCACGCTCTTCCTGGACGAAATCGACGACCTGGCGCTGGACCTCCAGCCCAAGCTCCTGCGCGCCATCGAGGACCGCGAGTTCCGCAGGCTGGGTGCGTCCACGGCCATCTCCTTCGACGCGCGCATCGTCGTCGCCAGCAAGAAGGACCTGTGGGCCGAGACGCAGGCGGGCCGCTTCCGCGAGGACCTCTACTTCCGCCTCTCCGTCTTCACCGTCAGCCTGCCGCCCCTCCGAGACCGCAAGGAGGACATCCCCCTCCTGGTGGACGCCTTCGCGGGCGAGGGCCTGTGGCTGCGGCTGCCGGAGAAGATTCGCGAGCAGTTCACCGGCCACACCTGGCCGGGCAACGTGCGCGAGCTGCGCAACGCCCTGGAGCGCGCGCGGCACATGGTGGACATCCCGGAGCTGGCCGGGGACGCGCTCCTGCGCGAGTTCACCCGCGAGCCCCCCGCCCCCGCCGGCGACTTCCTCCCCGCCGAGTTCACCGGCCCCTTCAAGGTCTGCAAGGACGAGCTCATCCGCGCCTTCGAGCGCGAGTACCTCACGCGCCTGCTGGGCCGCGCCAAGGGCAACATCGCCCGCGCCGCCCGCGAGGCCGAGCTGGACCGCAAGCACCTCTACTCGCTGCTGCACAAGTACGGGCTCGTGCAGAGCGAGAGCGACTGA
- a CDS encoding lipoprotein, translating to MKRHAWALGLVMALGCGKDKPDNPDAGSPDAGPNPTGGSFTKLEVDADKSEFNPISNIAMAVSADDRIGMAYFVDTGTATGSETNYDLRYREFNGGVLGPAEKVITVQRVFGVSVAFGPDGQPAVTYLGGGRDTSTYWLQSDVAISYRSASGTWTQQIVATMSNAAAIGNGVADAGFLVGLNSSLLFVDGKALIAYRDGHNANFEGQDWSAADLELASGGPTSWAFRMVAFSADGKDGFGGHLSMIMGGAQPALVHDRTKSGAQATGGGVLFQRRNADGATWSRPVTVATESSIANTQLGPSMAYDSQEGFGIAVQNRGSSRGDVLLYMDCPSPNATSCTTTGEWSTPDPVFGNGTGGWYPSLAFDPQHHEPSIAHYFCSREPGRNDTSCNPNEDKLVISTRIGGNWRETVVDEEGGWSPKLAFLSNGKRVVLYRTPVAALSKKGVLHLAVEK from the coding sequence ATGAAACGACACGCCTGGGCACTGGGATTGGTGATGGCATTGGGGTGCGGGAAGGACAAGCCCGACAACCCCGACGCGGGGAGTCCGGACGCGGGGCCGAACCCGACCGGGGGCAGCTTCACCAAGCTGGAGGTGGATGCCGACAAGAGCGAGTTCAATCCCATCTCCAACATCGCGATGGCCGTGAGCGCGGATGACCGCATCGGCATGGCGTACTTCGTGGACACGGGGACTGCGACGGGCAGCGAGACGAACTACGACCTGCGCTATCGCGAGTTCAACGGCGGCGTGCTGGGGCCCGCGGAGAAGGTCATCACGGTGCAGCGCGTGTTCGGTGTGTCCGTGGCCTTCGGTCCGGATGGCCAGCCCGCGGTGACGTACCTGGGCGGAGGCCGGGACACCTCCACGTACTGGCTCCAGAGCGACGTGGCCATCTCCTATCGCTCCGCGTCGGGGACGTGGACGCAGCAGATTGTCGCCACGATGTCGAACGCGGCGGCCATTGGCAATGGCGTGGCTGACGCGGGCTTCCTCGTGGGCCTCAACTCGTCCCTCCTGTTCGTGGACGGCAAGGCGCTCATCGCGTACCGCGATGGACACAACGCGAACTTCGAGGGCCAGGACTGGTCGGCGGCGGACCTGGAGCTGGCCAGCGGCGGGCCCACGAGCTGGGCGTTCCGGATGGTGGCGTTTTCGGCGGACGGGAAGGATGGCTTTGGCGGCCACCTGTCGATGATCATGGGCGGCGCGCAGCCCGCGCTGGTGCATGACCGGACGAAGTCGGGCGCTCAAGCGACGGGCGGCGGCGTGCTCTTCCAGCGACGCAACGCGGATGGCGCGACGTGGTCGCGTCCGGTGACGGTGGCAACGGAGTCCAGCATCGCCAACACCCAGCTGGGGCCCTCCATGGCGTACGACTCGCAGGAGGGCTTCGGCATCGCCGTGCAGAACCGCGGCTCCTCGCGAGGCGATGTGCTGCTGTACATGGATTGCCCCAGCCCCAACGCCACCAGCTGCACCACGACGGGCGAGTGGTCCACGCCGGACCCCGTCTTCGGCAACGGCACGGGCGGCTGGTATCCGTCGCTCGCGTTCGACCCCCAGCACCACGAGCCGTCCATCGCGCACTACTTCTGCTCGCGCGAGCCGGGCCGCAACGACACGAGCTGCAACCCGAACGAGGACAAGCTCGTCATCAGCACGCGCATCGGCGGCAACTGGCGGGAGACGGTGGTGGACGAGGAGGGCGGCTGGTCGCCCAAGCTGGCGTTCCTGTCCAACGGCAAGCGCGTCGTCCTCTACCGCACGCCGGTGGCCGCGCTCAGCAAGAAGGGCGTCCTGCACCTGGCGGTGGAGAAATGA
- a CDS encoding M15 family metallopeptidase translates to MIPPRVLVRATALCLGFLGAPVLASEPVPPEASAPSARQRTPEPPPALACLAKWYPVLTPVSLESGWGFALPGGRVFLFDDGEDKPFARKLEAPDLEDTLSIPYRTGPLTPVTREDDDPGRIRFEPLFEATYGASREKVDVVPWVFFGQKLKVHRKVLPAFQRVAARLEPLVEKDASLGAFLRGAGGTFAWRNIANTNRRSAHSYGVSLDLNTARSHYWEWQRPKSPVRWRNAVPQVLVDAFEAEGFIWGGRWYHYDTMHFEYRPELLDPACAPAR, encoded by the coding sequence GTGATTCCTCCTCGAGTCCTCGTGCGGGCCACGGCCCTGTGTCTCGGTTTCCTCGGCGCGCCCGTGCTCGCGTCGGAGCCTGTCCCGCCGGAGGCGTCCGCGCCGAGTGCACGACAGCGGACACCCGAGCCGCCCCCTGCGTTGGCCTGCCTGGCGAAGTGGTATCCGGTGCTGACACCCGTGAGCCTCGAATCAGGCTGGGGCTTCGCCCTGCCGGGGGGACGTGTCTTTCTTTTCGACGACGGAGAGGACAAGCCCTTCGCGCGGAAGCTGGAGGCGCCGGACCTGGAGGACACACTCTCCATTCCCTATCGCACCGGCCCCCTCACCCCCGTCACCCGCGAGGACGACGACCCGGGGCGCATCCGCTTCGAGCCGCTGTTCGAGGCCACCTACGGCGCCTCGCGCGAGAAGGTGGACGTGGTGCCCTGGGTCTTCTTCGGACAGAAGCTGAAGGTTCACCGCAAGGTGCTGCCCGCCTTCCAGCGGGTCGCCGCGCGGCTGGAGCCGTTGGTGGAGAAGGACGCCTCGCTGGGCGCCTTCCTTCGCGGCGCGGGCGGGACGTTCGCGTGGCGCAACATCGCGAACACGAACCGCCGCAGCGCGCACTCCTACGGCGTCTCGTTGGACTTGAACACCGCGCGCTCCCACTACTGGGAATGGCAGCGGCCGAAGTCGCCGGTGCGCTGGCGCAACGCCGTGCCCCAGGTGCTGGTGGACGCCTTCGAGGCGGAGGGCTTCATCTGGGGCGGGCGCTGGTACCACTACGACACGATGCACTTCGAGTACCGCCCGGAGCTGCTGGACCCAGCGTGTGCTCCGGCGCGGTGA
- a CDS encoding class I SAM-dependent methyltransferase, with protein MGGNDARGRTPLSLVGQEPDLLFYTRQAAEHGAPVLVLGAANGRVVWALAEHGYTAVGVDPSEVMIRSAEERRASEALEVSNRARFLVADLRSLRLPDRFPLVLAPQHALGLMPGNDDLEALLATVRHHLTPDGTFVYDVLNTPREPVLPRDDEEPNAGLEPRRPLFALHLRERKQPGVPSPIRRLKLRHFSPEELDAALTAAGFTPRERYGRFDGKPFDLEDSRHIGVAGP; from the coding sequence ATGGGTGGGAACGACGCACGCGGTCGCACACCGCTGTCATTGGTGGGCCAGGAGCCGGACCTTCTTTTCTACACACGCCAGGCGGCCGAGCACGGCGCGCCGGTGTTGGTCCTGGGCGCCGCCAACGGCCGGGTGGTCTGGGCCCTGGCCGAGCACGGCTACACCGCCGTGGGCGTGGACCCGTCGGAGGTGATGATTCGCTCCGCCGAGGAGCGCCGCGCCTCGGAAGCCCTGGAGGTCTCCAACCGCGCCCGCTTCCTCGTCGCGGACCTGCGCTCGCTGCGGCTGCCGGACCGCTTCCCGCTGGTGCTGGCCCCGCAGCACGCGCTGGGGTTGATGCCCGGCAACGATGACCTGGAGGCGCTCCTGGCGACGGTGCGCCACCACCTCACGCCGGACGGCACCTTTGTCTACGACGTGCTCAACACGCCGCGCGAGCCGGTGCTGCCGCGCGATGACGAGGAGCCCAACGCGGGGCTGGAGCCGCGCCGGCCCCTGTTCGCCCTCCACCTGCGCGAGCGCAAGCAGCCTGGAGTGCCCAGCCCCATCCGCCGCCTCAAGCTGCGGCACTTCTCGCCGGAGGAGCTGGACGCGGCCCTCACCGCCGCGGGCTTCACCCCGCGCGAGCGCTACGGCCGCTTCGACGGCAAGCCCTTCGATTTGGAGGACTCACGGCACATCGGCGTCGCCGGGCCGTGA
- a CDS encoding sensor histidine kinase — protein sequence MSRPSSVILSFRRTFALLIVLVVLPSAGLSGFGVVAIINERAAVEKRLESAWRGTLETLSQELPRQLASARLEEEGGRLNLVATDGRILSEPHGTFQLEGGRVLTEDPALAETLTAVLPEAGALPESPTVFSLSSAGRTVVVVTQRQGTVVRGVRLSVRALEMLLAERVEPRAVSSEPVRIGLLAVPRETVESGLVGKLVSEVAQARASALGPQGLAERVLSPPLQDYRLVVLPTGEDPVARASTRNRAVYGVLLGLFYLTLTFGVVYTGRVLYREARLSRMKTDFVSLVSHELRTPLTSIRMFIEMLALGRLKDPAQMQEILTMLTRETERLSIFIERVLDWSRIEGGRKVYQREALPVSDVVDTAVAAFRTQRMDSTVDLKVDVAEGLPRVDVDKDSVAGALLNLLQNAYKYSGPQDRRITLSASQAGRWIDLSVEDNGVGIAPKERKRIFERFYRVDNLMTRTTEGSGLGLAIARRIVEAHGGRISVKSEPGRGSRFTIQLPVRKS from the coding sequence GTGTCGCGTCCCTCCTCGGTCATCCTCAGCTTCCGGCGCACCTTCGCGCTGCTCATCGTCCTGGTGGTGCTGCCATCCGCGGGCCTGTCCGGCTTCGGCGTGGTGGCCATCATCAACGAGCGCGCGGCGGTGGAGAAGCGGCTGGAGTCGGCCTGGCGAGGGACGCTGGAGACGCTGTCCCAGGAGTTGCCCCGGCAGCTGGCCTCCGCCCGGCTCGAGGAGGAAGGCGGCAGGCTGAACCTGGTCGCCACCGACGGACGCATCCTCTCCGAGCCGCACGGCACCTTCCAGCTGGAGGGCGGACGGGTGCTCACCGAGGACCCCGCGCTGGCGGAGACCTTGACCGCGGTGCTGCCGGAGGCTGGCGCGCTCCCCGAGTCCCCCACCGTCTTCTCGCTGTCCTCCGCGGGGCGCACCGTGGTGGTGGTGACGCAGCGCCAGGGCACCGTCGTGCGCGGCGTCCGGCTGTCCGTCCGCGCCCTGGAGATGCTGCTGGCGGAGCGTGTGGAGCCTCGCGCGGTGTCCAGCGAGCCGGTGCGAATCGGCCTCCTGGCCGTGCCGCGCGAGACGGTGGAGAGCGGGCTCGTGGGCAAGCTGGTGTCGGAGGTGGCGCAGGCCCGCGCCAGTGCCCTGGGTCCGCAGGGACTGGCCGAGCGCGTGCTGTCCCCTCCGCTCCAGGACTACCGGCTGGTGGTGCTGCCCACCGGCGAGGACCCCGTGGCGCGGGCCTCCACGCGCAACCGCGCCGTGTACGGCGTGCTGCTGGGCCTGTTCTATCTGACGCTGACGTTCGGCGTCGTCTACACGGGCCGCGTGCTCTACCGCGAGGCGCGGCTGTCGCGCATGAAGACGGACTTCGTCTCGCTGGTGAGCCACGAGCTGCGCACGCCGCTGACGTCCATCCGCATGTTCATCGAGATGCTCGCGCTGGGCCGGCTCAAGGACCCGGCGCAGATGCAGGAGATCCTCACGATGCTGACGCGGGAGACGGAGCGGCTGTCCATCTTCATCGAGCGCGTGCTGGACTGGTCCCGCATCGAGGGCGGCCGCAAGGTGTATCAGCGCGAGGCCCTGCCCGTGTCCGACGTGGTGGACACGGCGGTGGCCGCCTTCCGCACCCAGCGCATGGACAGCACCGTGGACCTGAAGGTCGACGTGGCGGAGGGGCTGCCTCGGGTGGACGTGGACAAGGACTCGGTCGCCGGGGCGCTGCTCAACCTGCTGCAGAACGCCTACAAGTACAGCGGGCCGCAGGACCGGCGCATCACCCTGAGCGCGAGCCAGGCGGGGCGGTGGATTGACCTGTCGGTGGAGGACAACGGAGTGGGAATCGCGCCGAAGGAACGCAAGCGCATCTTCGAGCGCTTCTATCGGGTGGACAATCTGATGACCCGGACGACGGAGGGCAGTGGGCTGGGGCTGGCCATCGCCCGGAGAATCGTCGAGGCTCACGGAGGACGCATCTCCGTGAAGAGCGAGCCCGGCCGCGGCAGCCGGTTCACCATCCAACTGCCGGTACGGAAGTCATGA
- a CDS encoding DUF3332 domain-containing protein — translation MKRPSPWLAVLCAGFISMHATGCFGSFKLTQKIWNWNKNISDEKFVQWLMFLVLVIVPVYELGTFIDALVINSIEFWSGKNPVSSTGSSDINTRIVHLGPHQELKMTRDPETGVMTLVLEREGEEPVVRHFETLENGMVVRDDAGVPIVRAEGTADGGVAVTDAAGLTKTVHGGEAIALARRIYEEGGATALARHAVLQSTMSQGLALNTCTAR, via the coding sequence ATGAAGCGTCCGTCTCCCTGGCTCGCCGTGCTGTGCGCTGGTTTCATCTCGATGCACGCGACCGGGTGCTTCGGCAGTTTCAAGCTCACCCAGAAAATCTGGAACTGGAACAAGAACATCTCGGATGAGAAGTTCGTGCAGTGGCTGATGTTCCTCGTGCTCGTCATCGTGCCTGTGTATGAGCTGGGCACGTTCATCGACGCGCTGGTCATCAACAGCATCGAGTTCTGGAGCGGGAAGAACCCCGTGTCGAGCACGGGCAGCTCCGACATCAACACGCGCATCGTCCACCTGGGCCCCCACCAGGAGCTGAAGATGACGCGAGACCCGGAGACGGGCGTGATGACGCTGGTGCTCGAGCGCGAGGGCGAGGAGCCCGTCGTCCGCCACTTCGAGACGCTGGAGAACGGCATGGTGGTCCGCGACGACGCGGGCGTCCCCATCGTCCGCGCCGAGGGCACCGCGGACGGCGGCGTCGCGGTGACGGACGCGGCCGGGCTCACGAAGACGGTGCATGGCGGCGAGGCCATCGCGCTCGCGCGGCGCATCTACGAGGAAGGCGGCGCCACCGCGCTCGCGCGCCACGCGGTGCTCCAGTCCACGATGTCCCAGGGGCTGGCGCTCAACACCTGCACCGCGCGGTAG